TCATCGTCGCGACGCTCAAGCCGCACTGGCTGCAGCGCCAAGGTAACCTCGGGCAACAGCTGGCGTCCCCGATCGTCGCGCTGCAGGAGGTCGCCCCGGGCATCGCGGGCCGCGGACTGGTCACATCCTATGCAGACGCCGCCCAGCGCGCAATGCCGGCGGTGGTCAACGTATTTTCCAGCAAGGACGGCGCTCAGATGCCGGATCCGCGCGCCAATGACCCACTGTTCCGCTATTTCTTCGGCGATCGCAATTACGAGCGAAAACGCCAGGAGCCCGCGTCCAACCTCGGCTCCGGCGTCATTGTGAGCTCGGAGGGCTACATTCTAACGAACCAGCACGTGGTGGACGGCGCCGACGAGATTGAGGTTGCGTTGGCTGACGGGCGCACGGCGAACGCGAAAATGATCGGCGTGGACCCGGAAACGGATCTGGCGGTGCTCAAGATCAATCTACCCAATCTGCCAACGATTACGCTCGGACGGATGGAGAATGCGCGCGTGGGCGACGTCGTGTTGGCGATCGGCAATCCGTTCGGGGTCGGCCAGACAGTGACGATGGGCATTATCAGCGCGCTTGGACGCAATCACCTAGGGATCAACACGTTCGAGAACTTTATTCAGACCGATGCGCCGATCAACCCGGGCAATTCCGGCGGCGCACTGGTCGATGTGAACGGCAACTTGCTCGGCATCAATACCGCGATTTATTCGCGCAGCGGTGGCTCGCTGGGAATCGGCTTTGCCATTCCAGTGTCCACGGCGCGCAGCGTGCTTGAGAGCATCATCACGACGGGCACGGTCACGCGCGGCTGGATCGGCGTCGAGCCTCAAGACGTGACGCCGGAAATCGCGGAATCGTTCAGTCTGCAGCAAAAATCGGGAGCGATCGTGGCGGGCGTGCTGCGAGGCGGACCGGCGGACAAGGCCGGTATCAAGCCGGGCGATATCCTCGTGAAGGTCAACGATGAGGACATCACCGACACGACAAGCCTGCTCAACGTGATCGCGCTGATTCAGCCCGGCACGGTCGCGAAGGTGCACCTGTGGCGCAAGTCGCACGAAATGGACATCGACGTGACGATCGGCAAGCGCCCGCCGCCACCCAAGCAAGCGCTGGACAACGGCGACGACGATGAGTGACGGGTGGCGCCGCGCGGCGCTCAGCAGAAAGGGGCGCACGACCCGCCCGCGCCGCTATTTTGCCTCTTCGCTTCGGGGCTCGCTGTCCGGCTGTCCCGTGACCAGCAGCCGTGCCGCAATGATCCCGAGTTCGTATAGCACGACCAGCGGCACCGCGAGAATGAGTTGGGAGAAAACGTCGGGCGGCGTCACGATGGCGGCGACCACGAACGCGCCGACGATTACGTACGGGCGCACTTCTTTGAGCTTCTTCACCGTCACCCAATTCAGCTTCGCGAGCAGCACGACGACGATCGGCACTTCGAATGTCACGCCGAACGCGATGAACATTGTCAACACGAAGCTCAGGTAATTGTCGATATCCGTCGACATCTCGGCGCCGAGCGGCGCATTGTAGTGCGCCATCACGCGGAAGACGGTCGGAAAAACGACGAAATACGCGAACGCCATCCCGCACAGAAACAGCACATAGCTGCTCGAAACTAGTGGCACCACAAGCTTTTTCTCATGTTGGTACAGGCCCGGCGCAATAAACGCCCAGATCTGGTACAGCACCACCGGCAACGCAATCACGAACGCTACCAGCATCGTCACCTTCATTGGCACGAAGAACGAGCCTGTGACGTCGGTGACGATCATCTTGCCACCTTTGGGCAGGTTCGCCATCAGCGGATGAGCCAGCAACCGGAAAATGTCCGGCGCCCAATAGACCAGCGACACGAACACTACCAGCACCGAGACGGCGGCGCGGATCACTCGCGTGCGCAACTCGATCAAATGCGAAATAAACGTTTCTTCGGTGTCTGGTTTCTGCGGATTTTGCGGAGCTTCGCTCACAGCGGCCTGGGACGGAGAAAAAAGTGGACAGGAAACGGTATCGGATCACAGGAAACGGATCGGACGCCGCAAGTTGGGCGGCGTATGCCGCGCCACGCGGGCCGCGCCGGACTGTACACGGGTACGGCGTGCGGCAACCCGTTTGTACCACACCGGCGTCGCCGTGCGCTGGACTCGCCAGTTTTTGCGCGATGAGGTCCGCCCCGCTCCACTGTACGAGTCGTGCCAAATCGAATTCGGCGTGCCGGTGCCGACACCTTGCTCGGCACTGTCCGTGCTCAGGCCGGTGCCGTCACGCCAAGCATCAGTCAACTCGGTTTGCGCCTGCTGCACGTGCTCGTGAATCGAGGTTTGCATATCCCGCGCGGCATCTTCGAAATCGGATTTCATCTTGCGCAACTCGTCCAACTCGATCTCGCGCATCACCTCCGCCTTGACGTCGTTCACATAGCGCTGGGCACGGCCGAACAATGCGCCCGCAGTGCGCGCCACACCGGGCAGCTTCTTCGGGCCGATCACGATCAGCGCCACGACGCCGATCAGCGCCATCTTGCTAAGGCCTAAGTCGAGCATGGCGGGGAGCCAGACAGCGCACGAGCTGCGCGCTCAACGCGCATCGCGCGAACCGGCCTTCTCCTTCGCGTCGACATCGATCGTATCGGAGCGTGGCAGTTCCTTGTGCGGGTCGGTGCTAGCCTCTTTCGCGTCGCGCATACCTTCCTTGAAGCCTTTGATCGCACCGCCGAGGTCGCTGCCGATGTTGCGCAGCTTTTTCGTGCCGAACACCAACGCAACGATCAACAGCACGACCAACCAGTGCCAAATACTCAATGAACCCATAAAAACTCTCCGATTTCGAATGCGTGCGGTGTATCAGCCCATCCTCAACCACGGCCGCGGGCCGGCCAGGATATGCGCGTGCAGGTGGTAGACCTCCTGCCCGCCGCCCGGCCCGGTGTTGATCACGGTCCGGAAACCGGTTTGCCCGCCGGTGTACGCGCAACCCAATTGCTCGGCCAGGCGCGCCACTAATATTGCCATTCTACCAAGCAGCGGTGCATCTTCTTCCGTGCAATGGGACAGTGTTTCGATATGTTTTCGAGGAATGACCAGCACGTGCACGGCAGCTGCCGGCCGCAGATCGTGGAACGCGACGAATTCGTCGTTCTCGAACACCTTTTTGCTCGGCAACTCGCCGCTGGCAATCTTGCAAAAGATACAGTCGGATTGCGTCATATCACGTCTCCAGTCAGCCCACCGTCATGCCGCCGCCCGCACCGGCAACGGCTTGTTGTCGTTCAGATACAGCCATCCCTTGATGATCCGGTAAAGTACCCAAACGCCGGCGGCGAACCAGATGGCGAAACCGATCACAATCACCATCGTGACGAAACCCACGCCGCCCCACACCAATCCCCACCAGAAGGTGCGAATCTGCCAATCGAAATGCGCGGCGTACGGCGTGTGGGCGACATCGTCACGCTTGACGTAGTTGACGATGACAGCAATCAGGGCCGACACGCCGCCAGTGAACCACACCAACGCGTAGAGCGCGTACAACAGATGGGTAAGCGTTCTGAGCGAGCGCAGCCGCTGTTCGTCCAGCGGCGCACGCTGGGCCATGCGCACCGCACGCTCGTTGTCATCTAACGGATCATTCATCGCATCGCTCCGCAGCACTGCCGCATGGCTCAATCACCATCCTGTTCGCGCTCGCGCCGCTTGCGCAACGCCTTTTCCTCAATGCCCGATAGGCCCTCGCGGCGTTGCAGTTCGGCCAGCACGTCATTGGGCCCGACACCATAATGCGACAACATGACAAGACAATGGAACCACAGGTCGGCCACCTCGTTCACCAGCGTCGCGCTCGAGCCCTCGTGGCGCGCGTCCTTGGCCGCCATCACAACTTCGGTGGCCTCCTCGCCGATCTTTTTCAGAATCGCGTCGTCGCCCTTGTGGAACAGTCGCGCGACATAAGAGGCTTCGGGATCGCCCCCCTTGCGGCCGTCAATCGTCGCCGCCAGCCGCAACAACACGTCGCGCGGGGTGTCGTTCACGTCCCGCGCACGCCTGGCGTCAGCCGTCCCGTACAGCATAGGTTGAGTAGGGTGGGTCATGAATAGATGCTTTCCGGATCCTTCAGGACGGGGGCGACCGATATCCAGCCGCCGTCGTCCACGGTGCCTTCAAATTTCTGAAAAAAACACGAATGCCGGCCGGTATGGCAAGCAATGCCGGATACCTGCTCGACCTTCAACAGCACGACATCCTCGTCGCAGTCCAGCCGCACTTCGCGCACGTGCTGCACATGGCCGGACGCCTCGCCCTTGAACCACAGTTTGTTACGCGAGCGGGAAAAGTAGACGGCACGCCCCAGCTCGATGGTCTTGGCCAATGCTTCGCGGTTCATCCACGCGAACATCAATACATCGTTGCTCGACGCTTCCTGCGCGATCACCGGCACCAGGCCGTTCGCGTCCCATTTCACCTTGTCCAGCCAGTCGTTGCCGTCCATTACTGCCTCACTGCAATGCCACGTTCGGCCATGAACTGCTTCGCGTCGCCGACCGTGTATTCGCCATAGTGGAAAATGCTGGCAGCCAATACCGCGTCCGCACGGCCATCGGTGACCCCGTCAGCCAGATGCTGCAGCGAGCCCACGCCGCCCGAGGCAATGACTGGCACCGACACCGCGTCCGATACCGCGCGCGTGAGCGCCAGATCAAATCCACTTTTGGTACCGTCCCGGTCCATGCTGGTCAGCAAGATCTCGCCGGCTCCGAACTGCGCCATCCGACACGCCCATTGTACGGCGTCAAGCCCAGTCGCCTTGCGGCCACCGTGCGTAAACACCTCCCAACGTGGCGCCTCATGCGAATCGCCGACCTGCTTCGCGTCAATCGCAACGACGATGCACTGCGAACCGTAGCGCTCGCTTACGTCGCGGACGAACTGCGGATTGGCCACCGCGGTGGAATTGACACTGACTTTGTCAGCGCCTGCGTTGAGCAGCCGCCGTACGTCCTCGACGGTGCGCACGCCACCGCCGACCGTCAGCGGGATGAACACCTGCGCGGCAACCGACTCGATGATCGGCAGGATCAAGTCGCGCCCGTCGGACGTCGCGGTAATGTCCAGGAACGTGAGTTCGTCAGCCCCCTGCTCGTCGTAGCGCCGCGCGATCTCGACCGGATCGCCGGCGTCGCGCAGTTCGACGAAATTGACGCCTTTGACGACCCGTCCGGCGGTCACGTCAAGACACGGAATGATGCGTTTCGGTAAAGCCATGAAAGTAGGTGCTGAAAAGTGAAACGCGTGGGGCCAGCGCGACGGCGGCGCCCGGGCAGCCGACCCACGGCGCGCGCCGCAGCCTCAGGCGCTGGACTCGCGCAGCGAATCGGCAAGGTTCTGCGCAGCCGTGAAATTGAGTTCGCCGGAATAGATCGCGCGCCCACAAATCACACCCTCGATCCCCTCGTCCTCGACGGCGCACAGCGCGTCGATGTCGGCCAGGTTAGACAGCCCGCCACTGGCGATCACCGGAATCTTGACCGCCTGCGCGAGACGCACGGTCGCTTCGATGTTGATTCCCTGCAACATACCGTCGCGGCCGATATCGGTATAGACGATCGCCTCGACGCCGTAATCCTCAAACTTGCGCGCCAGGTCGATCACCTCGTGCCCGGTCAGCTTGCTCCAGCCGTCCGTGGCCACTTTGCCGTCCTTCGCGTCCAGCCCAACGATGATATGGCCGCCGAATGCACTGCACGCATCCCGCAGGAATCCCGGGTTCTTCACCGCGGCCGTACCGATGATCACATACGACAGTCCATCGTCCAGGTACCGCTCGATCGTATTGAGGTCGCGAATCCCGCCACCGAGCTGCACAGGAATCTCATCACCGACCTCGGCGATGATTGAGCAAATCGCATCTTCGTTCCTCGGCTTGCCGGCGAACGCGCCGTTCAGGTCGACCAGATGAAGCCGACGCGCACCGTTATCCACCCAATGACGGGCCATGGCCGCCGGGTCCTCGGAAAAGACCGTCACCTGGTCCATATCGCCTTGCTTCAGGCGCACACATTGACCGTCCTTGAGGTCGATGGCCGGGATGAGCAACATAACTATCGCGTGTCAGTCTGGAGTAAGAAATTCATTGGGCTGCCACCACGTTGCGGTGTGACGGCAGGTCTTTGCTAGTTTAGTACAAGTTGTAAGGCGGCCCCGGCCGGCGCACGACCCAGTGCCGAAGGCTGCGCGCCACCGAACACCGAACACCGAACACCGAACATCGGATACCGGATACCGGATACCGGATACCAGATACCAGATACCAGATACCAGATACCAGATACCAGATACCAGATACCAGATACCAGATACCAGATACCAGATACCAGATACCAGATACCAGATACCAGATACCGGCAATCATCATGGATCCCACCGGACAAAATTGCGATACAGCCGCAACCCCACTTCCGCGCTTTTTTCGGGATGGAACTGCGTGGCAAAAATGTTATCCCGTGCTACCGCGGACGTAAACGGCGCGCCGTACACGGTTTCACCCACGGTGTCAGACGCGTCGTCGGGTACCACATAATAGCTGTGCACGAAATAGAAGAAGCTCTGGTCGGCGATGCCATCCCACAGCGGGTGGAACCGAGTCTGCCGCACCCGGTTCCAGCCCGTCTGCGGCACCTTGAAGCGCGAGCCGTCGTCCTGCAGCTTGCTACCCAGTTGAAAACGCATGCACTTGCCGCCCAGCACGCCCAGGCCCTTCGTATCAGCCTCCTCGCTCCAGTCGAACAGCATTTGCTCGCCCACACACACGCCCAGGACCGGCTTAGTGCGTGTCGCCTCCAGCACCGCGTCCTGCAGCCCCGAGGCGGCCAGCGACGCCATGCAATCGCGCATCGCCCCTTGTCCGGGCAGCACCACGCGATGCGCGGCGCGCACCTTGTGCACGTCGCTAACCACTTGCACGTCGGCCTGTGGTGCGGCGTGCAACATCGCCTGCCAGACCGAGCGCAGGTTGCCCATTCCGTAGTCGACAATCGCTATCGAAGTTTTCATGCAGACCCGCTTCTGATACACATCCTTCCCAAAACCGCGCGGGGTGGTCGCGCCACCCGCCCCGCGCGCTGTTCGCCTGCTACCTGAGTACCGGTAGCAGTATTTTCAATCAGTTCGAGCAACTCGCACCAGTAGTGCGACTTGTTCGCATACACGATGACGGTACTGATCGTCCCCGGCCCCGTCAGCAACGGAATCGCCAGCGGCAAGACGGCCACGCTGTTCTTCACCTTGGCCTCATCGCGCTCCTCGGCGGTGCTGCGCGCGTTGCCCAAGCGACGCCATCGAAATGCCGAAGAAAGAGATAATGTGCTCGCCGGCCTGATCTCCGGCAACGCGCGGTTGAGCAACGGTGGCAACGTGTTCTACAGGCTGCCCTTGGTTGACGGGATCTGTCCAGCCGCGCGCTCATCGATCTCGGCGGCCATGCGCAGCGCCCGGCCGAACGCTTTGAACGCGGTCTCGACCTGGTGATGCGCATTCAAGCCGCGCAAGTTGTCGATATGCAGCGTGACGCCGGCATGATTGACGAAGCCGCGGAAAAACTCGATCGTTAGATCGACATCGAAGTTGCCGATCCGCGCGCGCGTAAACGGGATATGAAACTCCAGTCCCGGGCGTCCAGAAAAATCAATGACGACGCGGGACAATGCTTCGTCCAGCGGTACGTACGCGTGACCGTAGCGGCGAATGCCCTTACGGTCACCGATCGCCTTGGCGACAGCCTGGCCCAGCGTAATGCCGGTGTCCTCGACCGTATGGTGGTCGTCTATGTGCCAGTCGCCGAGCGCGTTGACCTCGAGATCAATCAAGCCGTGGCGGGCAATTTGATCCAGCATGTGATCGAGAAACGGCACCCCGGTGTTCAGCTTTTGCTGGCCGGTGCCGTCCAGATTGACCTTGACCCGGATTTGCGTTTCGCTCGTGTTGCGCACGACTTCCGCAATACGCATGAATATTCCTGAAAATGGCGGAAAAGTTAAACGGCGACTCGCATGCGATCAAACCAGCACATTGCTCAACGCAGCCAGCAATTGTGCATTCTCATCCGGCGTGCTGACCGTGATCCGCACGCACTCAGCCAGCAATGGATGCATTTTACTCACGTTTTTGATCAGAATCCGTGCACCGAGCAACGCGTCGAACACCGCAGCGGCATCTGGCACGCGCACCAGCAGGAAGTTCCCCGCACTCGGAAACACGTGAGCACCAGGCAACGCGCCGATCGCCTCGGCAAGTCGCGCCCGCTCGGCACGCAACTCAGCGGCCTGCGCATCGAGCACTTCTAGGTGATCGAGCATAAAATCGACGGTCGCCTGCGTCAGCACGTTGGTGTTGTAGGGGGGACGCACCTTGTCGAGTTCGTTGATCCAGGCTGGCAAACCGACCAGATAGCCGAGCCGGATACCGGCCAGGCCCAGCTTGGAGACGGTGCGCATGACCACCACGTTGTCGAACTCGCCGGCTCGCGACATCCAGCTGCGCTGCGCGAATGGTTGATATGCTTCGTCGATGACCACCAGCGACCGGTTGGCCGCGCGCACGACCCGCTCGAGATCCGCGTCGTCAAACAGCGTGCCGGTCGGATTGTTCGGGTAGGCCAGATAGATCACCGCGGGCTGGTGCACAGCAACGGCCTCCAGCATCGCGCTCCCATCCAGCGTCAGATCGGCATTCAGCGGCACACCCACGAATTCCAAATGGGCGAGCTTGGCCGACATCGCGTACATCACGAAGCCGGGCACCGGCGCCAGGAGCTTGGCACCCGGCTTCGCGCACGCGGTCGCGATCAGGCTGATCAATTCGTCCGACCCATTGCCCAGCAGCACGTCGCAATCAGCCGGCACCTGCATCGCGCGCTTGAGCTTGTCCAGCAGCGCGCCGGGCCGCGGCAACGGGTAGCGGTTCAACGCAACCTGTGCGAGCCGCTCGCCGAGCCGGTCCGCAAGCGGCCGCGGCAGCGCGTAGGGGTTTTCCATGGCGTCCAGCTTGATCAAGCCGGCGGCATCCGGTACCGGATAGCTCGTCATCGCAAGCACGTCCGCGCGAATGATGTCCTGGGGTATCGTCATAGTCTGGTATCCAAGCTGTCCCGCCTGCCCGCCAGTGCGGTCAGCCGCCGGTCTTCATCCGATACTCAGCGCTGCGCGCGTGCCCCTGCAGGCCCTCACCATACGCGAGTTCCGCGGCAATTTCACCCAGCGTCTGCGCCCCTTCGGGGCTCACTTCAATCACGCTCGAGCGCTTCAGGAAGTCATACACGCCCAACGGCGACGAAAAGCGTGCGGTACGGGAAGTCGGCAGTACGTGGTTCGGGCCCGCACAATAGTCGCCGAGGCTCTCGCTCGTGTAACGGCCGAGGAAGATCGCGCCAGCGTGGCGAATGTGCGGCACCCATTGATGCGGCTCGAGCGCCGATACCTCCAGGTGCTCCGGCGCAATATCGTTGGCGATCGCGCATGCCTCGGCCATGTCTCGGACCTTAATCAGCGCGCCGCGATTCTGCAGTGAACGGGTGATCACGTCGCGCCGCGGCATCGTCCCAATCAGCTGGTCAATCGCCTCCTCGACGCGCCGGATGAATACGGCGTCCGGACACAATAGGATCGACTGCGCGAGTTCGTCGTGCTCGGCCTGCGAAAATAGGTCCATTGCGACCCAACGCGGATCGGTGGTGCCATCGCACAACACCAAGATCTCCGATGGGCCGGCGATCATGTCGATGCCGACCGTGCCGAACACTCGTCGCTTGGCGGCGGCGACGTAGGCATTGCCCGGTCCGCAGATCTTGTCCACGGCCGGGATCGTATCCGTACCGTATGCGAGCGCGCCGATGGCCTGGGCGCCCCCGATGGTCAACACCCGGTCCACGCCGCCAAGCAGCGCAGCAGCCAGCACAAGGTCATTGGCCACGCCGTCCGGCGTCGGCACTACCATCACGATCTCGCGCACGCCGGCCACGCGCGCCGGAATCGCATTCATCAGCACCGACGACGGGTAGGCGGCCTTACCGCCGGGCACGTACACGCCGACGCGGTCTAGCGGCGTGACCTTTTGGCCGAGCACCGTGCCATCCGCCTCGGTATACTGCCAGCTGTGGCTGCCGCATTCGATTTTTTGCTTGTCGTGATACGCGTGCACGCGTGCCGCCGCCGCCTCTAACGCTGCCCGGCGCTTGGGTTCCAGCGCATCCAGTGCCGCCTGTAGCTGGGCAGCCGGCAATTCCAGGGACGCAACGCTGTCCACGTCCAGCCGGTCAAAACGCTTCGTATATTCCAGCACAGCGGCATCGCCGCGTAATTTGACATCAGCTAAGATCTGCGCGACCGAGCGCTCGATCGCTTCGTCTTCGCTCGCCTCGAATGCGAGCACGGCCGCCAACGCCGGCTTGAAACCGGCATCCGAGGAGTCGAGTTTGCGGATCTTGATCGCCATACGAGTTCCTTGTGTCCCGTGATGCGGGCCTCACACGCCGGGCGTCCCGGTATCTGCGCGGCGCCCGGCCACGGCTTGTGCCCCGCCCTTGCTGGCGCGCTCGAACGCTTCGAGAATGGGCTTGAGTTTTGCACGCTTAAGCTTGAGCGCAGCCTGGTTGACCACCAGCCGCGACGAGATCTCCATGATCTGCTCGACCTCGACCAAGTTGTTCGCACGCAGCGTGCCGCCGGAGCTGACCAGGTCGACGATCGCATCAGCCAGACCCACCAACGGCGCTAGCTCCATCGAGCCATACAACTTGATCAGGTCCACGTGCACGCCCTTGGCCGCAAAATGCTCGCGCGCGCTGTTCACGTACTTCGTGGCCACCCGCAGTCGGGCACCTTGCCGCACCGCATTCGCATAATCGAAACCCTGCGGCACCGCGACTGACAATCTGCAGCGGGCAATGTTCAGGTCGATCGGCTGGTACAGTCCGTCGCCGCCATGCTCGAGCAGCACGTCCTTGCCGGCCACGCCGAAGTCGGCTGCGCCATACTCGACGTAGGTTGGCACGTCGGTCGCCCGCACAATGATCACGCGCAAGCCCGGATCTGTGGTGGGCAGAATCAACTTGCGCGACGACTCCGGATCCTCGGTCACCGTGATTCCGGCCGCCGCCAGTAGCGGCAACGTCTCCTCGAAGATACGGCCCTTGGACAGCGCCAATGTCAACGGCACGCCCGGCCCGACCGGCGCCAACGCGCCCGGCATGTTGGCCGTGGCCGACGTGCTCATGCCACCGCTCCGCGGGCTAAACCGTCCCCTTCGGCAGCGCGTGCCTGCCCGACAGCCTCTTGCGAAGCCACGGCGGCGGCATCTTGCAAGGCCGCTGCTGCGGCGTTTTGCGCGGCATCGCCGCGCGCATCGTCCGTATTAATCGGTGCATTCGCGCTAACACGGCTGACACTCGCGCCCAGCGTGCCCAGCTTGGTCTCCATGCGGTCGTAGCCACGATCGAGATGGTAAATCCGGTCGATCAGCGTCTGCCCGTCGGCCACCAACGCGGCAATGACAAGGCTGGCCGACGCGCGCAGATCCGTGGCCATCACTTTCGCGCCGGACAGCTTGTCCACGCCGGTCACCAGCGCCGTATTACCGTCGATCGTGATATTCGCGCCAAGCCGGTTCAGTTCCTGCACGTGCATGAAGCGATTCTCAAAAATCGTCTCCACCACTTTTGACGTCCCAGTCGCAATGGCGTTCAGCGCCATGAACTGCGCCTGCATGTCGGTCGGAAACGCCGGATACTCGGCGGTGCGAAACGATACCGCACGCGCACGGCCTGGCATCCGCAGGCGGATCCAGTCATCGCCGGCCGACACTTGCGCGCCCGCCTCGCGCAACTTGTCGATGACGGCCTCCAGGATCAGCGGGGTGACGCCGCGCAGCGTGACGTCGCCACCCGTGGCAGCGGCTGCGCACAGGAACGTGCCGGCCTCGATGCGGTCCGGGATCACCGCGTGGCGCGCGCCGTGCAAGCGCGGCACACCGTGCACCACGAGCCGGTCCGTGCCGATCCCGTCGATTTTCGCGCCCATCGCGACAAGCAAGTTCGCCAGGTCGGTGACCTCCGGTTCGCGCGCCGCGTTCTCCAGCACGGTTTCCCCGTCCGCAAGCACCGCCGCCATCAGCAGGTTCTCCGTGCCAGTCACGGTAATCATGTCGGTGATCACGTGCGCGCCCTTCAAGCGTCGCGCCCGCGCATCGATGAAGCCGTGCTCGATCGAGATCGCCGCGCCCATCGCGGTCAATCCCTTAATATGCTGATCGACTGGGCGCGCGCCGATCGCACATCCGCCAGGCAGCGACACTTGTGCATGACCGAAGCGCGCCACCAGTGGCCCAAGCACGAGAATCGACGCACGCATCGTCT
This region of Mycetohabitans endofungorum genomic DNA includes:
- the hisG gene encoding ATP phosphoribosyltransferase, which translates into the protein MPGALAPVGPGVPLTLALSKGRIFEETLPLLAAAGITVTEDPESSRKLILPTTDPGLRVIIVRATDVPTYVEYGAADFGVAGKDVLLEHGGDGLYQPIDLNIARCRLSVAVPQGFDYANAVRQGARLRVATKYVNSAREHFAAKGVHVDLIKLYGSMELAPLVGLADAIVDLVSSGGTLRANNLVEVEQIMEISSRLVVNQAALKLKRAKLKPILEAFERASKGGAQAVAGRRADTGTPGV
- the hisD gene encoding histidinol dehydrogenase translates to MAIKIRKLDSSDAGFKPALAAVLAFEASEDEAIERSVAQILADVKLRGDAAVLEYTKRFDRLDVDSVASLELPAAQLQAALDALEPKRRAALEAAAARVHAYHDKQKIECGSHSWQYTEADGTVLGQKVTPLDRVGVYVPGGKAAYPSSVLMNAIPARVAGVREIVMVVPTPDGVANDLVLAAALLGGVDRVLTIGGAQAIGALAYGTDTIPAVDKICGPGNAYVAAAKRRVFGTVGIDMIAGPSEILVLCDGTTDPRWVAMDLFSQAEHDELAQSILLCPDAVFIRRVEEAIDQLIGTMPRRDVITRSLQNRGALIKVRDMAEACAIANDIAPEHLEVSALEPHQWVPHIRHAGAIFLGRYTSESLGDYCAGPNHVLPTSRTARFSSPLGVYDFLKRSSVIEVSPEGAQTLGEIAAELAYGEGLQGHARSAEYRMKTGG
- the hisC gene encoding histidinol-phosphate transaminase, coding for MTIPQDIIRADVLAMTSYPVPDAAGLIKLDAMENPYALPRPLADRLGERLAQVALNRYPLPRPGALLDKLKRAMQVPADCDVLLGNGSDELISLIATACAKPGAKLLAPVPGFVMYAMSAKLAHLEFVGVPLNADLTLDGSAMLEAVAVHQPAVIYLAYPNNPTGTLFDDADLERVVRAANRSLVVIDEAYQPFAQRSWMSRAGEFDNVVVMRTVSKLGLAGIRLGYLVGLPAWINELDKVRPPYNTNVLTQATVDFMLDHLEVLDAQAAELRAERARLAEAIGALPGAHVFPSAGNFLLVRVPDAAAVFDALLGARILIKNVSKMHPLLAECVRITVSTPDENAQLLAALSNVLV